In Streptomyces pluripotens, the genomic window TGGGTCCAGATGCCAGTAGCGCAATTGCGCAGATACGATTCTGCGGACCTGGCCGATCCGCGACGGCAGGGCTTGGAGCTCCACCGTGCAGTGCCTGCTTGGGTGACTGATCACGGCTGCGACTCCCCGATGTGAGGTCCGGAGGACCGGAGGAACACGGAGAACAACGGATCCAGCAGGGTGCTTGCGTCCAAACGCCCGCCTGCTGTCGGGGCCGGCGGGCTGGTTCGCAGCGTTATCGCCGGTAAACCCAGAGTGAAGTGAGACCAGCGTGACGCAACGGATGCGCTCCCGCAACTCGCCGCGACCGCGGTGCCGCCGGGTCGGCCCGAAACCTGACGTGCCCCGGGTGCACAGGGACGCGGAGGTGGGGCTGGGGTTGGGCCCCAGGGGTTGTCGGCCGCGCGTGGCTCAACCGCCACGTCCAGCTGCCCGGCGTACAGCCTCGATGAACCGCCGAGCGGCGGGTGGCCCCGGTTCGCCGGGAGCGGGGTCCTGCTCGGCCAATGTCAGCAGGTACCGCTTGCCGTTGAGGTCGGCCAGCGCTCGGTCGTCCGGCGCGAACCACGGCTTGGACGCGCGCACCGTCTGCACCGGCGCGCTGTCGATCTCGCTGCCGTAGCTGGTGAGCAACTCCACTCTGCCGTCACTGATCCGGACCTGGCCGGCCCGGGTGAGCGAGCGCAGGCGCATGCCGATCCGCACGCCCGTGGCCGTGAACTCCGGCTCCGCCATCCTTCGCCGCCCCCTTGCCTGGGTTCCCGTGGTCGTGAGCGAGCCCCCGTTCGGGACGATCGTCCCGACGCGTGCAGTCTGCCCCGATGAGGTCCGGAGCACCAGTGCGCGCGAGGCGCATCCGGCAGCCGCCCGGAGTACTCCCGCCACTGCGCCCCGGCGTGTCCGCCGTCTGCGCCGCAGGGTGTCTTTGGGTGGCTGAAAGATGTGTTTATGCAGGTGGGAAGCGGTGCGAAAGATGCCTATGCTCGTGGTGTGCCGGTTGCGCCACGCGCTGCCGGCGCCCAGCCTAAGGAGCCCCGCCGTGAGCACCATCCCCCAGACCCGGACCGGCGTCACCCTTGATGTCGACCGTAGCGACGACGTCTACCGCGACTGGCTGAAAGAAGCTGTCCGCAAGGTTCAGGCCGACGCCAACCGATCGGCGGACACGCACCTGCTGCGCTTTCCGCTGCCCGAACGATGGGGCATCGACCTGTACCTGAAGGACGAGTCGACGCACCCGACCGGTAGCCTCAAACACCGGCTCGCGCGCTCGTTGTTCCTCTACGGCCTCTGCAATGGCTGGATCCGTCCAGACCGCCCCGTCATTGAGGCGTCCAGCGGCTCCACCGCCGTCTCAGAGGCCTACTTCGCCAAGCTGATCGGGGTGCCCTTCATCGCGGTCATGCCACGCACGACGAGCGCCGAGAAGTGCCGCCTCATCGAGTTCCACGGTGGCCAGTGCCACTTCGTGGACGACTCTCGGAAGATGTACGAGGAGTCCGCCCGTCTCGCGGTGGAGACCGGTGGCCACTACATGGACCAGTTCACCTACGCCGAGCGGGCCACCGACTGGCGTGGCAACAACAACATCGCCGAATCCATCTTCCGCCAGCTG contains:
- a CDS encoding PLP-dependent cysteine synthase family protein; translated protein: MSTIPQTRTGVTLDVDRSDDVYRDWLKEAVRKVQADANRSADTHLLRFPLPERWGIDLYLKDESTHPTGSLKHRLARSLFLYGLCNGWIRPDRPVIEASSGSTAVSEAYFAKLIGVPFIAVMPRTTSAEKCRLIEFHGGQCHFVDDSRKMYEESARLAVETGGHYMDQFTYAERATDWRGNNNIAESIFRQLELERFPEPTWIVATAGTGGTSATLARYVHYMQYDTRICVADPENSCFFEGWTTGDPGVTCDCGSRIEGIGRPRMEPSFVPGAIDRMMKVPDAASVAAVRALERAIGRKAGGSTGTGLWSALKIVSEMVAEGRQGSVVTLLCDPGDRYLDKYYSDAWLAGQGLDITPYAAVIAALLATGAWTG